From Roseibium alexandrii DFL-11, the proteins below share one genomic window:
- a CDS encoding BCCT family transporter produces the protein MADTSHKKMLDPDPRVWDFETEYELGQDNIRPLGLDIHNPVFIVSGILIMGFVIAALANQEAAAEFFGWLRPWLTSTFDWFLVLSVNAITLFCLALIVLPVGKVRIGGKDAKPDYSYAGWIAMMFAAGIGIGLLFFGVLEPVYYNFSENGGARPLGIDITQPGNEYIGIVGTIHHWGLEGWAVYAAVGLSLAIFAYNLNLPLTLRSAFFPLLGEKVWGFWGHVIDTLAVFATLFGLTTSLGLGAQQVAAGLNEVFGIAPSPMLTVFIIVGITLIALGSVLLGMDAGVKRLSEINMIMAVGLFLFVVIVTGIGATFSRYFSVMVDYVTLLPALSNPFGREDSSYFHGWTTFYWAWWIAWSPFVGMFIARISRGRTVREFVLCALIAPTAVCALWMSTFGGAAIDMLNAGGAEGVRATVIDSYAPEGALFGFLKELPLYSIVAPISLVLIVIFFVTSSDSGSLVIDTITAGGKLDAPVVQRVWWCTLEGLVAIALLLGGGLNALQGAAVSMGIPFTLVVLIMCYCLWLALRSEYRKL, from the coding sequence ATGGCAGACACAAGTCACAAAAAGATGCTCGATCCAGATCCAAGGGTTTGGGATTTCGAGACGGAATACGAGCTGGGACAAGACAATATCCGTCCACTCGGGCTCGACATCCACAATCCGGTTTTCATCGTTTCAGGCATCCTGATCATGGGCTTCGTTATCGCGGCCCTCGCCAATCAGGAGGCTGCCGCTGAATTCTTTGGCTGGCTGCGCCCATGGCTGACGAGCACGTTCGACTGGTTCCTGGTGCTGTCGGTCAACGCGATCACCCTTTTCTGCCTGGCGCTGATCGTTCTGCCGGTCGGCAAGGTCAGGATTGGCGGCAAGGACGCCAAACCCGACTATTCCTATGCGGGCTGGATCGCCATGATGTTTGCTGCAGGCATCGGTATTGGTCTGCTTTTCTTCGGGGTATTAGAGCCTGTCTATTATAACTTTTCCGAAAATGGCGGCGCCCGGCCGCTCGGCATCGACATCACCCAACCCGGCAACGAATACATCGGTATCGTCGGCACAATTCACCATTGGGGTCTTGAAGGTTGGGCGGTCTATGCGGCCGTCGGCCTGTCGCTGGCAATCTTCGCCTATAACCTCAACCTGCCACTGACCTTGCGGTCGGCGTTTTTCCCGCTGCTGGGCGAGAAAGTGTGGGGTTTCTGGGGACATGTCATCGACACGCTTGCGGTATTCGCGACGCTGTTTGGTCTGACCACGTCACTCGGCTTAGGCGCACAACAAGTTGCAGCCGGTTTGAACGAGGTCTTCGGCATTGCGCCGTCGCCAATGCTCACCGTTTTCATCATTGTCGGCATCACACTGATCGCGCTCGGGTCCGTGCTGCTTGGCATGGATGCAGGCGTGAAGCGGCTGTCTGAGATCAACATGATCATGGCCGTCGGCCTGTTTCTTTTTGTCGTCATCGTGACCGGGATCGGCGCCACCTTCTCGCGATACTTCAGCGTGATGGTCGACTACGTGACCCTTCTTCCCGCGCTTTCCAATCCATTTGGCAGGGAAGACTCCAGTTACTTCCACGGCTGGACAACCTTTTACTGGGCCTGGTGGATTGCCTGGTCGCCCTTCGTCGGCATGTTCATTGCCCGTATTTCCCGCGGCCGGACGGTAAGGGAATTTGTCCTGTGCGCCCTGATTGCCCCGACTGCAGTCTGTGCACTTTGGATGTCCACATTCGGCGGCGCTGCGATCGACATGCTGAATGCAGGCGGCGCAGAAGGCGTGCGAGCAACGGTCATCGATAGCTACGCACCGGAAGGTGCGCTCTTCGGCTTCCTAAAGGAGTTGCCGCTTTACAGCATCGTGGCACCGATCTCGCTTGTTCTCATCGTGATCTTCTTTGTCACCTCGTCGGACTCCGGCTCCCTTGTGATCGACACGATCACAGCCGGCGGCAAGCTGGATGCACCTGTTGTTCAGCGCGTTTGGTGGTGCACACTCGAAGGTCTGGTGGCCATCGCTCTGCTTTTGGGCGGTGGACTGAACGCACTTCAGGGGGCTGCGGTCTCCATGGGAATCCCGTTCACCCTCGTAGTCCTGATCATGTGCTATTGCCTATGGCTCGCGCTGCGGTCCGAGTACCGCAAGCTTTAG
- a CDS encoding bifunctional DNA primase/polymerase, producing MLIDKDKKIQRAIVAVDEFERQGVDIPGAILMRREDGTVSLASRQAEQAKWTLAQHVKFKMWQRRIAGYPVRRSSYHAARLIARFGQNNVHVLPAMPKDKRPGKYGGSGWFGGTWGQFTNPGGETIYPLKERALDVLQHHGGAGITLGGHHNIAAIDMDVMDPVLAAEFESVLELLCDKSPFERIGKSPKKLWLYRTEKPIKSYASGEWFTDSGKNQVELRAQSNQFIVCYGVHKDTKRPYTWPNASLYDCDVSDIPLISADALIDMLEVFDGMAARHGAKGIAKKQNRGAVPVGLAEANRNSHRLEDTTPLEDAVAFIVECAEGDFFDPPEELLGYHGWTNSIASIVNSVPHDRALAESLAHDISAALPGYEGPDDVQKTFDSYHDDLDHRTGTKLGASYIYRAAKSLGWNGYERFDLTGGQGTDMDDFGPIEDNNPEDNPEPTYRQDDRIALEDAERIVCEAIDNWELDGGRVKVIKAEAGLGKTSAMIKKIKSLTEQGKRGVFIAPSHLLVNEICAKMQAHGIDAAVMGGYGALEDPNMEPSEFNPFYCLRKDEADTVAETGRSVRASLCRVRREDGGFDECPRIDECRRFPLNFARPDIWVAPTVYMTVDLPESFKDVDFVVVDEDPAVLFSAQSVIATSGNIMQAREVHRADDFGNRRLDRRGTKRLMGISKKLLDVISKAKKGTFLTRDDFAQWDGDLIADITEALELEELRITKGLRFRPGMSGKEIRDVAKTYSPSPVKLCAMWRGIKEALQSGMAVFPRIQVANHKNGGYAVTILAPPQMIELFADKPVLLIDATPRSERHLEYALGRPVTTTADVRCKWSENVTVTQIVGAPFSKNGLVGGTTKDGEGKKKPKPTRLLRDIAAKIGVAAREARCAGGTIGVITSKAVRKQLAPMLSGHSNIMLGHYGNIVGTNQFENVSKLFLIGQEYPQVSVLETAAGAIFDRVPIVLEKKDDAQFRFYEQKKAVIVCNDGTKAKAAVVSHPDPDVDELLKRASTDELLQAAARLRPLRRKDRCELIIMSNVALDVPVDKVVRWDRVKAPHVDRMKAAGILTKSPIVFAAAVLRNTDAYEAVKKAARQGKENGLWPTCEAALAREFCESVGGYAAGDDWAAYELAAGLGMRTLRFKLPSVNTKWHTARVLPFIDLDEITERLSEADSKAVWEVIDAADTAAVITPQAVKTLTETVEDMETAAARLGMSRRALQRFRAGSVKKFPPQSVPALKSWSCELSPAVTWRPEQASRYVELPALPITRRHWVDHRNAKLEKQRPEQAVEDVCEPCEAA from the coding sequence GTGCTGATAGATAAAGACAAAAAAATCCAAAGAGCGATTGTCGCCGTTGACGAGTTCGAACGACAAGGTGTCGACATACCCGGCGCTATCCTAATGCGTCGAGAAGACGGCACGGTAAGTCTTGCTTCCCGCCAAGCCGAACAAGCGAAGTGGACGCTTGCGCAGCATGTCAAATTCAAAATGTGGCAACGGCGCATTGCCGGTTATCCGGTTCGCAGGTCGAGCTACCACGCTGCCCGCCTTATCGCCCGTTTCGGGCAGAACAACGTCCATGTGCTGCCCGCAATGCCCAAGGACAAAAGGCCAGGGAAGTACGGTGGCAGCGGTTGGTTTGGTGGCACATGGGGACAGTTCACCAATCCGGGCGGGGAAACAATCTATCCGCTGAAAGAGCGTGCATTGGACGTTCTGCAACACCACGGCGGCGCGGGGATAACCCTTGGCGGGCATCATAACATTGCGGCCATTGATATGGACGTAATGGACCCTGTTCTTGCTGCCGAGTTTGAAAGTGTGTTGGAGCTACTTTGCGACAAATCACCTTTTGAGCGTATCGGCAAATCACCCAAAAAGCTTTGGCTGTATCGGACAGAAAAGCCAATCAAGTCTTATGCTTCCGGGGAATGGTTCACCGACAGCGGCAAGAACCAAGTGGAATTGCGCGCGCAGTCCAATCAATTCATTGTTTGCTACGGCGTTCACAAGGACACAAAACGGCCCTACACATGGCCGAACGCCAGCCTTTACGACTGCGATGTTTCAGACATTCCGCTTATCAGCGCGGACGCCTTGATTGACATGCTCGAAGTCTTCGACGGTATGGCAGCGCGGCACGGCGCGAAGGGCATAGCGAAGAAACAGAACCGTGGCGCGGTTCCAGTAGGGTTAGCCGAGGCCAACCGGAACAGTCACCGTCTGGAAGACACCACGCCGCTGGAAGACGCGGTTGCGTTCATTGTCGAGTGCGCGGAAGGGGACTTCTTCGACCCACCGGAAGAATTGCTAGGGTATCACGGCTGGACAAATTCAATCGCGTCAATCGTCAATTCGGTTCCGCATGACCGGGCGCTTGCCGAAAGCCTTGCGCATGACATATCGGCGGCGTTGCCGGGGTACGAAGGTCCCGACGACGTGCAAAAGACGTTCGACAGCTACCACGACGATCTGGACCACAGAACCGGGACGAAGCTGGGGGCGTCCTACATATACAGAGCGGCCAAGTCGCTTGGGTGGAACGGCTACGAGCGGTTTGACCTGACAGGCGGACAGGGCACCGACATGGACGATTTCGGCCCGATCGAAGACAACAATCCGGAAGACAACCCCGAGCCTACTTACAGGCAAGACGACCGGATTGCGCTGGAAGACGCCGAGCGCATTGTCTGTGAAGCCATCGACAATTGGGAACTGGACGGCGGGCGTGTCAAAGTGATCAAGGCGGAAGCCGGACTTGGCAAAACGTCAGCCATGATCAAGAAAATCAAATCGCTGACCGAACAAGGAAAGCGGGGCGTGTTCATTGCGCCGTCGCACCTTCTGGTGAATGAGATTTGTGCCAAGATGCAAGCCCACGGCATCGACGCCGCTGTTATGGGCGGGTATGGGGCGCTGGAAGACCCGAACATGGAACCCAGCGAATTCAACCCGTTTTATTGCTTGCGCAAGGACGAAGCAGACACCGTAGCGGAAACCGGGCGATCTGTGAGGGCGTCGCTTTGCCGTGTCCGGCGTGAAGATGGCGGCTTTGATGAATGCCCGCGCATAGACGAATGCAGGCGGTTCCCGTTGAACTTCGCCCGCCCGGACATTTGGGTTGCGCCGACAGTTTACATGACCGTCGACCTGCCGGAAAGCTTCAAAGACGTGGACTTTGTTGTTGTCGACGAAGACCCGGCGGTCTTGTTCAGCGCGCAGTCGGTAATCGCCACGTCCGGCAACATCATGCAAGCCCGTGAAGTGCACCGGGCGGACGACTTCGGAAACAGGAGGTTGGACAGAAGGGGGACAAAGCGCCTTATGGGCATCAGCAAGAAGCTTTTGGACGTTATCAGCAAAGCCAAAAAGGGCACGTTTCTAACCCGCGACGACTTCGCGCAATGGGATGGCGACTTGATTGCTGACATCACCGAAGCCCTTGAACTGGAAGAATTGCGGATCACCAAAGGCCTGCGGTTCCGGCCCGGTATGAGCGGAAAAGAAATACGGGACGTTGCTAAGACCTACAGCCCCAGCCCAGTCAAACTGTGCGCAATGTGGCGCGGCATAAAAGAAGCCTTGCAGAGCGGCATGGCGGTGTTTCCGCGCATCCAAGTCGCAAACCACAAGAACGGCGGCTATGCGGTCACAATATTGGCACCCCCGCAGATGATCGAACTGTTTGCGGACAAGCCGGTCCTGTTGATCGACGCAACGCCGCGCAGCGAACGGCATCTTGAATATGCGCTGGGCAGGCCGGTGACGACGACCGCAGATGTCCGCTGCAAGTGGTCTGAAAACGTCACCGTGACGCAGATCGTCGGTGCGCCGTTTTCCAAGAACGGGCTTGTTGGCGGCACTACGAAAGACGGCGAAGGAAAGAAGAAGCCGAAGCCAACTCGCTTGCTTCGGGACATCGCTGCAAAGATTGGCGTCGCCGCAAGGGAGGCAAGGTGCGCTGGCGGCACCATTGGCGTGATCACGTCTAAAGCAGTTCGCAAACAGCTTGCGCCGATGCTTTCCGGTCATTCGAACATTATGCTGGGCCATTACGGCAACATCGTCGGGACAAACCAGTTCGAGAATGTCAGCAAGCTGTTCCTGATAGGGCAGGAGTATCCGCAGGTGTCTGTACTGGAAACCGCAGCAGGTGCCATTTTTGATCGCGTTCCAATAGTTTTGGAGAAAAAGGACGACGCGCAGTTCCGGTTCTACGAACAGAAAAAAGCTGTCATTGTCTGTAATGACGGAACAAAGGCCAAAGCCGCCGTAGTGTCGCACCCGGACCCGGACGTAGACGAATTGCTGAAACGTGCGTCAACGGACGAACTGCTACAGGCGGCGGCGCGGCTGCGCCCGCTGAGACGAAAAGACAGGTGCGAACTTATTATCATGTCAAACGTCGCGCTGGACGTTCCCGTTGACAAGGTGGTTCGCTGGGACCGCGTGAAAGCTCCCCATGTCGATCGTATGAAGGCGGCAGGCATCTTGACCAAATCGCCAATCGTATTCGCGGCAGCGGTACTCAGGAACACGGACGCTTACGAAGCGGTCAAAAAGGCCGCGCGGCAGGGCAAGGAAAACGGCCTATGGCCAACATGCGAAGCGGCGCTTGCGCGTGAATTCTGCGAAAGTGTCGGCGGTTATGCGGCTGGCGATGATTGGGCGGCTTATGAACTTGCCGCTGGGCTTGGTATGCGTACACTTCGGTTCAAGCTGCCAAGCGTGAACACCAAATGGCACACAGCGCGTGTTCTGCCATTCATCGATCTGGACGAAATTACCGAACGCCTGAGCGAAGCAGACAGCAAAGCGGTTTGGGAAGTTATCGATGCTGCGGACACTGCCGCTGTTATCACCCCTCAGGCAGTCAAGACGTTGACGGAGACTGTTGAGGACATGGAGACGGCGGCGGCGCGGTTGGGGATGTCACGCAGGGCGTTACAGCGGTTCCGGGCTGGCAGCGTGAAGAAGTTCCCGCCGCAATCCGTCCCTGCCTTGAAGTCATGGTCGTGCGAACTGTCTCCGGCGGTAACGTGGCGACCGGAACAGGCTAGCCGTTACGTCGAGCTGCCCGCGTTGCCGATCACCCGTCGGCACTGGGTAGATCACCGCAATGCGAAGCTGGAAAAGCAACGTCCGGAACAAGCCGTCGAAGACGTCTGTGAACCATGTGAAGCGGCCTGA
- a CDS encoding universal stress protein — protein MPSDTSLILCPVNLRHVQLNVTAYEEAKAMARRREAKLLVATIAPEMERNLNIRDSASYWEEQLKSFVEQHPAEGIELETVVRLGAVHRQIVKLADERNVDLIVMESANPRVQDYLLGTTASHVVAHAKCSVYVVRG, from the coding sequence ATGCCCAGCGACACGTCATTGATCCTCTGCCCGGTCAATCTGCGCCATGTGCAGTTGAACGTCACCGCTTATGAAGAAGCCAAGGCCATGGCACGGCGCCGGGAGGCAAAGCTTCTGGTGGCGACAATCGCCCCGGAAATGGAACGGAACCTCAACATTCGGGATTCCGCGTCCTACTGGGAAGAGCAGCTCAAGAGTTTCGTTGAGCAGCATCCTGCAGAGGGGATCGAACTGGAGACAGTTGTCCGCCTCGGCGCGGTACACCGGCAGATCGTGAAGCTCGCAGATGAGCGAAACGTGGATCTCATCGTGATGGAATCAGCCAATCCGCGTGTTCAGGATTACTTGCTTGGCACCACCGCGAGCCACGTCGTCGCGCACGCAAAATGCTCGGTCTACGTTGTCCGGGGTTAA
- the bchI gene encoding magnesium chelatase ATPase subunit I — translation MSAPFPFSAIVAQEDMKKALLMAAVEPLLGGVLIFGDRGTGKSTAVRALAELLPKIDTRAGCRFNCSPDHPQAACPVCTPVDGKKPPKKVQIRTPMIDLPLGATEDRICGALDLEKALVAGEKDFEPGLLAAANQGFLYIDEVNLLEDHLVDLLLDAAASGVNVVEREGLSIRHAARFALVGSGNPEEGDLRPQLLDRFGLSVEIRTINDLQQRIEVIRRRDAFEADTDAFVAKWSRKDAAIRSKVVKARKILRQVDIPDDVLSRMSQLCMSLGIDGMRGELTLMRACRASAALAGRLTVTWADVSEISPMVLCHRLRRDPLDDAGSAPRIERAVAAVSAEAVSPAEAAHG, via the coding sequence ATGTCAGCACCCTTTCCCTTCTCAGCCATTGTCGCCCAAGAGGACATGAAAAAGGCCCTGCTGATGGCAGCCGTGGAGCCACTCTTGGGTGGTGTCCTGATTTTTGGTGATCGTGGCACCGGCAAATCGACAGCCGTGCGCGCACTCGCTGAACTGTTGCCAAAAATTGACACCCGCGCGGGCTGCCGGTTCAATTGCTCACCGGACCATCCCCAGGCTGCCTGCCCGGTTTGCACGCCCGTGGATGGCAAGAAGCCGCCCAAGAAAGTGCAAATCCGCACCCCCATGATCGATTTGCCGCTTGGCGCAACCGAAGATCGGATTTGCGGCGCTCTGGATCTGGAAAAGGCGCTGGTTGCCGGCGAAAAAGATTTTGAGCCAGGGCTTCTGGCAGCTGCCAACCAGGGCTTTCTCTACATCGATGAAGTCAATCTTCTCGAAGACCATCTGGTAGATCTTCTTCTTGATGCTGCGGCCTCCGGCGTCAATGTGGTGGAGCGGGAAGGCCTCAGCATTCGCCACGCCGCGCGCTTCGCACTGGTCGGAAGCGGCAATCCGGAAGAAGGCGATCTGCGTCCGCAGCTGCTCGACCGGTTCGGCCTCAGTGTCGAGATCCGCACAATCAACGATCTCCAGCAACGCATCGAGGTAATCCGCCGCCGAGACGCTTTTGAAGCCGACACGGATGCATTTGTGGCGAAGTGGTCCCGCAAGGATGCCGCCATCCGGAGCAAGGTGGTCAAGGCCCGAAAGATTCTGCGGCAGGTCGATATCCCGGACGATGTCTTGTCGCGAATGTCTCAACTTTGCATGAGCCTTGGCATTGACGGGATGCGCGGCGAGCTGACCCTCATGCGCGCCTGCCGGGCAAGCGCAGCCCTCGCCGGACGTCTGACGGTGACCTGGGCGGATGTTTCTGAAATTTCGCCAATGGTTCTGTGCCACCGGTTGCGGCGGGATCCGCTGGATGATGCCGGAAGCGCTCCGCGGATCGAACGCGCCGTCGCTGCCGTGAGCGCCGAGGCAGTCTCCCCAGCAGAGGCAGCGCATGGATGA
- a CDS encoding helix-turn-helix transcriptional regulator has product MLNDRILTVKQTAQLLTVHPNTVYNYVGTEGFPPCIRLTERRVGFRLSDVQAYLDRQAAAA; this is encoded by the coding sequence ATGCTCAATGACCGCATCTTGACGGTTAAACAAACCGCCCAACTCCTGACGGTTCACCCGAATACTGTTTACAACTATGTCGGCACGGAAGGCTTTCCGCCGTGTATCCGATTGACCGAACGCCGCGTCGGTTTTCGCCTAAGTGACGTCCAAGCTTACTTGGACCGGCAGGCCGCAGCCGCCTGA
- a CDS encoding IS3 family transposase (programmed frameshift): MRQKSGPQGSAEKHVKDIRRKTRRKFSAEEKIRIVLEGLRGEYSIAELCRREGISQGLYYTWSKEFLEAGKKRLSGDTERQATSGEVTGLKREMRDLKEVVADLTLENRILKKRDRGWGGYRMRYPASEKLEIIRLVEQSHQPVKRTLEQIGVSRPTFYRWYDLYRRFGEAALEDRRGGSGRVWNRIPNSVREQVLEMALDEPELSPRELAIKFTDERRYFVSEASVYRLLRACDLITSPAFIVMKAADEFREKTTVPNQLWQTDFTYLKVIGWGWFYLSTVLDDFSRYIIAWKLCSGMAASDVQDTLDLALEAAGLDEVNVVHRPRLLSDNGPSYISGDLAEYLARKGMTHTRGAPYHPQTQGKIERWHQTLKNRILLENYFLPGDLEAQIDAFIGHYNHRRYHESLNNLTPADVYTGCGQTILLEREKIKRRTMKQRRLLHNKSAA; this comes from the exons ATGAGACAGAAATCCGGGCCGCAGGGGTCGGCCGAAAAGCATGTAAAAGACATTCGCCGGAAGACCCGGCGCAAATTCTCAGCCGAGGAGAAGATCCGTATCGTGCTGGAAGGCTTGCGTGGAGAGTATTCGATCGCCGAACTGTGCCGGCGTGAGGGGATCTCGCAGGGGCTATACTACACCTGGTCGAAGGAGTTTCTCGAAGCTGGCAAGAAGCGACTGTCGGGTGACACCGAGCGCCAGGCGACATCCGGCGAGGTGACGGGCTTGAAGCGTGAAATGCGCGACCTGAAGGAAGTCGTCGCCGACCTGACGCTGGAAAATCGCATTCTG AAAAAGCGTGATCGGGGATGGGGAGGATATCGAATGAGATACCCCGCATCCGAAAAGCTTGAAATCATCCGACTGGTCGAGCAATCGCACCAGCCGGTGAAAAGGACGCTGGAACAAATCGGCGTGTCGCGACCAACCTTCTATCGCTGGTACGATCTGTATCGCAGGTTCGGCGAAGCGGCACTGGAAGACCGGCGCGGCGGCTCAGGCCGTGTGTGGAACCGTATCCCGAATTCCGTACGCGAGCAGGTGCTCGAAATGGCGCTCGACGAGCCTGAATTGTCCCCCAGAGAGCTGGCCATCAAGTTCACTGACGAACGTCGTTACTTCGTCTCGGAAGCCAGTGTTTACAGGCTTCTGAGGGCCTGCGACCTCATCACCAGCCCGGCCTTCATCGTGATGAAAGCCGCCGATGAGTTCCGGGAGAAAACCACGGTACCCAACCAGCTCTGGCAGACCGATTTTACGTATCTGAAGGTGATCGGCTGGGGATGGTTCTATCTGTCCACCGTGCTGGATGACTTCTCCCGATACATCATCGCCTGGAAACTGTGTTCCGGCATGGCTGCGAGCGATGTTCAGGACACACTCGATCTGGCACTGGAGGCCGCCGGGCTCGATGAAGTCAACGTCGTCCATCGCCCGAGACTACTATCAGACAACGGGCCGTCTTACATCTCTGGCGATCTGGCCGAGTACCTTGCCAGAAAGGGCATGACGCACACGCGTGGCGCGCCCTATCATCCGCAGACCCAGGGCAAGATAGAGCGCTGGCATCAGACACTGAAGAACCGGATCCTCTTGGAAAACTACTTTCTGCCAGGTGACCTGGAAGCTCAGATCGACGCCTTTATCGGGCACTACAACCATCGGCGCTATCACGAGAGCCTGAACAATCTCACCCCGGCCGACGTCTATACCGGGTGCGGACAGACCATCCTGCTCGAACGGGAAAAGATCAAAAGGAGGACCATGAAACAACGGCGCTTGCTGCACAACAAATCCGCTGCTTAA
- a CDS encoding tyrosine-type recombinase/integrase — translation MPTLPLTDQHCKALKPTATRQELRDTKVPGLILRCTPSNIKSWSLRYADVTGKHVRMTIGRYPAVSLSDARTAALQVLAEVSTGKDPVADRKAAQAAEKAAREAATALTVEKIGNDYFEAAAKGRHRPKGKPKKPSTLGYERGYFDSFVLPKFGKSAIGDLHRRAVQTFIDGLADDHNLSTGVQSLKVLRQICAYAEFQELISANPCRFVEATDYDSRERVLTDAELKAIWKALENPYAIASNPQAAIAVRICAATAQRRAEVAKAELSELDFDNAIWTMPGSRRKNGRTHIVPLSDLAVQLLRAAIALHEDGYKGAAVFPPLRGEGAAMAVENLTRCFAAAAEAAGVKDTRLHDLRRTAATNMTGERLTIARSTVSLCLGHDDGANAAAATRVYDRYGYLPEKRRALTAWASLLLEIVGETEALGNVVALRRA, via the coding sequence ATGCCGACCTTGCCCCTGACAGATCAGCACTGCAAAGCCCTGAAGCCCACGGCCACCCGGCAGGAGTTACGCGACACCAAAGTTCCGGGCTTGATCCTTCGCTGCACCCCGTCCAACATTAAGAGTTGGTCGCTGCGGTATGCCGACGTGACCGGCAAGCACGTCCGCATGACAATTGGCCGCTACCCTGCTGTAAGCTTGTCTGACGCCCGCACAGCCGCATTGCAGGTGCTTGCCGAGGTATCGACCGGGAAAGACCCGGTTGCCGACAGGAAGGCGGCGCAGGCCGCTGAGAAAGCCGCCAGAGAAGCCGCCACCGCGTTGACAGTCGAAAAGATCGGAAACGATTACTTCGAAGCCGCCGCCAAGGGGCGGCACCGTCCAAAAGGCAAACCAAAGAAACCGTCGACGCTGGGATACGAGCGGGGTTACTTCGACAGCTTCGTTCTGCCGAAGTTCGGCAAGTCGGCAATCGGGGACTTACACCGGCGGGCAGTGCAGACTTTCATTGACGGTCTTGCTGACGATCACAACCTTTCGACCGGCGTGCAGTCCCTCAAAGTCCTGCGCCAGATTTGCGCCTATGCCGAATTTCAGGAATTGATATCTGCGAACCCTTGCCGGTTTGTCGAGGCGACCGACTACGACAGCCGGGAACGTGTTCTAACCGATGCCGAGCTTAAGGCGATCTGGAAGGCGCTCGAAAACCCGTATGCAATCGCATCCAATCCGCAGGCTGCTATCGCGGTTCGTATCTGCGCAGCGACAGCCCAACGACGCGCCGAAGTCGCCAAGGCGGAACTGTCCGAACTGGATTTTGACAACGCGATTTGGACGATGCCCGGAAGCCGCCGGAAGAACGGCAGAACGCATATCGTCCCGTTGTCCGATTTGGCCGTGCAGCTTCTCAGGGCGGCGATTGCTCTGCACGAAGACGGATACAAGGGCGCGGCGGTCTTCCCGCCGCTGCGGGGCGAAGGGGCGGCGATGGCCGTCGAAAACCTGACGCGATGCTTCGCCGCCGCTGCCGAAGCCGCCGGGGTGAAGGATACGCGCTTGCACGATCTGCGACGCACCGCTGCCACCAACATGACCGGCGAACGCCTGACCATCGCCCGCAGCACCGTGTCGCTTTGCCTCGGGCACGACGATGGAGCGAACGCCGCCGCCGCGACCCGCGTTTATGACCGATACGGATACCTGCCGGAAAAACGCCGCGCTCTGACGGCTTGGGCTTCCCTCTTGCTGGAAATCGTCGGTGAAACCGAAGCCCTTGGAAACGTGGTGGCCCTTCGCCGCGCCTAG